The region GTGATGTTGGAAGGGCAGGGGCTGATGTGGAATGTTCAACGATGGGTGCTGGAAGGATGAACGTTATGGATCGAAGGGGGCAGCGGGTAAGGGATTAAGAGGTCAAAAAGAGGTTAAGAAGGAAAGGATTTAGAAAGAGAGAGGTGACAGCATGCAGAACGTTGATTTTTTCAGCACTTAGCGGCGTATGACAACATCGTGACTTGCATAGCCGCCCGCGGCAGGTATAATCCAACACGTTTCCGCATCCCCTTCAGTGCCGAAGTGGCGAAATCGGTAGACGCAGTTGATTCAAAATCAACCGTAGAAATACGTGCCGGTTCGAGTCCGGCCTTCGGCACCATCGGAACATCAATAGACGTCAACGGACGTCTTTTTTTGTGCCTGAAATCCAGTATCCGCAAGGCTTTCCTCGCTTTTTCACTCAACCTAAGTCAACCTGATTCAATCTACATCAACTTACTGATGCGGGTACAACTGCGGGTATATCCCGGTTCGATAATGTTTGTACCCACACAGAACCCTTGAAAGGATGCTCATCATGGCTCTGAGTGATGTGAAGGTTCGTTCGGCTAAGCCTGAAGCAAAAGCCTATAAGCTGACTGACGGTGACGGCATGGTATTGCTGGTTCACCCTAACGGTTCTAAATACTGGCGACTTCGTTATCGCTTTGGCGGTAAAGAAAAGATGCTGGCGTTGGGAAAATATCCCGAAGTCTCGCTGGCGGATGCCAGGGCACGGCGGGATGAAGCCCGTAAGCTGTTAGCTAATGGTGTCGATCCCACTGAGAACAAGAAAGCAGTTAAAGTAGAGCAGGAACAAGAGGCGATAACGTTTGAAGTGGTTGCCAGAGACTGGCATGCCAGTAATCAGAAGTGGTCTGCATCGCATAGTGCTCGTGTATTGAAAAGCCTCGAAGATAATCTCTTTGCTATTATCGGTAAGCGTAACATTGCTGAATTGAAGACGCGGGATCTGCTCGTACCTATCAAAGCTGTGGAGTCATCCGGGCGTCTTGAAGTCGCCGCCCGTTTACAGCAGCGGACTACCGCGATTATGCGCTTTGCCGTTCAGAGCGGTTTAATCGATTACAACCCTGCACAAGAAATTGCCGGTGCGGTTGCTACGGCGAAAAGACAGCATCGTGCGGCACTGGAGCTTAACCGTATACCTGAACTACTTCATCGTATTGATCATTACTCCGGCAGGCCTTTAACTCGATTAGCCGTCGAGCTCACTTTGTTAGTGTTTATCCGCTCAAGTGAACTACGTTTTGCACACTGGTCAGAAGTGGATTTTGAAACAGCCATGTGGACGATTCCTGGTGAGCGTGAACCGCTGGAAGGCGTTAAACACTCTCAGCGTGGATCCAAGATGAAGACTCCACATCTTGTTCCTTTATCGCAGCAGGCTCTGGCTATTTTGGAAAAGATCAAAAGCATGAATGGGAACCGTGACCTGATCTTCGTAGGAGATCACGATCCGCGTAAACCCATGAGTGAGAATACGGTTAACAAGGCTCTGCGAGTGATGGGCTATGACACGAAAACGGAGGTCTGTGGGCATGGATTCAGGACGATGGCCTGTAGCTCATTGATTGAATCGGGTTTGTGGTCGAGGGATGCTGTAGAAAGGCAGATGAGCCATCAGGAGCGTAGCTCTGTTAGGGCTGCCTACATCCATAAAGCGGAACATCTGGGGGAGCGCAGGTTGATGTTGCAGTGGTGGGCGGATTATCTGGATGCGAATCGGGAAATAGGGGTAAGTCCGTTTGATTTTGGAAAGTAACACCTAAATATTTTTCTATCATGAATTCGCAAGATAAATGAGAATAATCATGAGGTTAGTGAGCCCATGATGCATAGCGGCAATGACATTGTGAAAAAGTAGTACGACGCTACTATTGCATAAATTCTCTGTAACCTGTTATAGTCTTCTCACTGACCTAGTACGACGCTACTACCTAGGTAAGAGAGGGAGTAAATAGCAGTTGCCGCTGCTATTTACCCGAAACATTCTGATTAAAACCGCTCTGAGAGGCTCTAACAAAATGAACGAGAAAAAATATCAATCCCTGCGTAAAAAGTCAATAAGTAAGGGGGGGAATATGGCTTGTATTGTTATGCTGGTACACGCGCTCTCCTTTTCCTCATTGCAGATGGATTTAGATGTACGTGTTGGGGATGTGAATTGGAAACACTCGATTGTGCTTAAAACTACTGGAGGAAAGGGAGAGTAATCTCCCTAACTTACTTATGCATAAAATTGTTACATTAGAGAGTGTTGCTGAGATCCGCTTAGGGATGCCCTTTAAATCGGCGATACAAGATGCTGGTGAGCAAGGCTCCTGTTATCTTATCCAGACGAAAGATATTGGACTTGACGGCATTTTAGATCTAGGTGCTTTAACCTCTGTTATCCCAGAGGGTAATCCTGAGAAGCATTATCTTTTCCCTAATGATATTTTATTACGTCTGCGGGGGCCTGTGTTTTCTGCTGGGATTATCGAAGGAAATTTAGGCAAACCAATCATTACGTCCAATCAGTTAGCAGTAATTAGATGTAATGATAATCTAATACTGCCACATTATTTACATTGGTATATAAACTCTACTTCTGGAAGTAAACATATTCGCAGTTTGAGTGAAGGTACTAGTATTAGTAAAATTAATTCAAAAACAGTTTCTAAAATGACTGTTAAACTTCCAAATTTGGGGGTTCAAGAAAAGATTGGTTCTATTAATAGAAACTGGAATAAACAAAAAACAGTTTATAATTCACTAATACAAAATGGTGATATGCTCTTTGATGGTATATGTGAAAGTATCATTAATAGCGAGGAGTTAGAAAATGAGTGAGATGAAGGCGCTTCATGAATCACTTTTACTTGCTTGTGATTTGTTTAGAGGGAAAGTTGACTCATCTTCTTATAAAGATTATATATTTTCAATGTTATTGCTGAAATATATTTCTGATGTTAAGGCTGATTATGAATATGATTTAATTAATGAAGAATATTCTGGGTTGTTAGAGATTGTTTCTCGAGTACCAGAGGATGCGAGTTTTTATAAAATATATCATGAGGCTAAGAATCATGGTGATTATATTGGCGAGAGGATTGACGACTCGCTGAAATTAATTGATCAGGCTATTGATTCTGTCTGTCAAAGTAGAGGTGGTTATTTATTCGAGTCTATACAATTTGCGACGGTTAATTTTGGTGCAAGATCAGCGAGAGATCGAATGCTTGTTAATTTACTCGCTATTTTTGCACGTCCTGAAATGAATTTTGGTTATATTCAAGGTGGTAATGAAAAGATAAAAGTAGCATGTAGATATCTTTTTGAAAAGATTGCATCTGACTCGGCGATGAGGGGTGGAGATTTTTATACTCCAGAAGGTATTTCGTTACTATTTGCAGAGTTATTGCAGCCTAAGGATGGAGATAGTATTTGTGATCCTACTTGTGGATCTGGTTCTCTTTTAATTACCCTAGGGGAAAAAATAAAAAAATCCTTTAAAAGCAATAACTATACCTTGTTTGGTCAAGAGGCTAATAGATCCAGTTGGGCCTTGGCTAAAATGAATATGATTATCCATAACGAAATTAATAGTCGGATAGAATGGGGGGATGTAATATCTAACCCTCAGCTTCTGGATACAGATAATAGATTGATACAGTTTGATGTAGTTGCTTCTAACCCTCCATTCAATATTATCGGTTGGAATCATGATGATTTAATACATAATGATTATGGTCGTTTTAATTTAGGTTTTCCACCTCAGTCTAAGGGTGATTATGCCTTTATTTTGCACATGATTTCAACACTTAAAAGTGCAACTGGTAGAATGGCCATACTGGTATCTCACGGGGTATTGTTCCGTGGAGGTCAAGAGGAGAGTATAAGGAAAAATTTAGTTAGTGAAGGGTTGTTAGATGCGGTAATAGGTCTACCAGATAGGTTGCTTCTTGGGACAGGGATACCATGCGCCATTTTGATCTTCAGGAGAGATAAAAAACATTCTAATGTTGTGTTCATCGACGCATCTGATTTGGCTAAACCCGTAAAGGGGCGCAATTTAATAACAAATGAAATCATTGAGAAGGTATCAGAATGCTACTTTGAAAGAAGTAGTATCAGTAATTTTTCACATGTTGCTTCTTTTGATGAAATACAAGAAAATGATTTTAATTTAAATATATCTCGGTATGTTAAGAAGCATGAGGAGCAGGCTTTTGTTGATCTTGAGAGCTTACGTCAACAGCGTGAGGAACTACTATCAACATTGCATGAATTAGAAAGAGAAATGAAAGATTTTATTGATAATTGATGGAGATGGTTGATGCAATAGTATCAACCATTTTCTGATTAAATTTCAATATCCCCAGTGATTATAAGCCAAGGGCATCTTATTCAACTTAGCTCTGTGTTCGCGCCAGTTCGGGAGGTACATGTTCATCAGGCCGATAAAACGCTCATTGTGCTTGCGTTCGTGTAGATGAACTAGCTCGTGAACCACAATGAATTCAAGGCATTCAGGAGGTTTTTTCACCAGTTCGAGATTGATCCAGATACGTGCGGTTTGGGGGTTACAGCTACCCCATTTAGTCTTCATTCGCTTGATGCCAACATAACTGGCTTCAACTTTAATTTCCTGCTGCCATTTTGCCATTAACTTAGGCAGTCTTTGTTTTAAAATACCGCGATACCACTGGTTGAGAACAGCTTCCCGCTGGGCCGTATCATAATGTGGAGGTACTTTCATGCGTATCCAACGACCCTGAAGTTTCACTTCAGCGGGCTTATCTACTAAAACTACATCCAGCCGATATCCTCTTCCCCAAAGGTAGTGTGTTTCGCCACTACACATTTCTCGTTCACTCTGGCGCGGCTGAGCCTGAAATTGTGCTTGCTGCTGTCGGATCCATACCAGCCTTCTGACAACAGCCATCCTGATAGCTGTGTCTGACAGTGAGACGGGGGCCGATACTCTCACTCGGCCATCCGGAGGCAGTACGCTGATATGCAGGTTTTTGATTGGCTTACGCTGCAAATCGAGAGTGAGCTCACCAAAGGTAACCAATGGCATCAGCGATACTCCTTCTGTGCCTTCACCAGGGCCATTACATCTGCGACCGTCACTGAATAACCTTTAATCTCTTCCGCGATAGCGAAACTAATCTCGCGTTCTTTAAAACGATCCCCGTACCAGTCGGCCTTTTTGGTGTGACGGACTGCAGCATCTATCTTTGTCACCAAGACTTCATCCTGCCCGAGGTTGTCAAACAACGCTTTCTTGGCGAGGGTATCAATACTTGCTGGATAAGTACTTTTACTACCTGACTGCGGATGTTTAACCTGCTTCGCCAGTTCACGTACGTGCTCCAGATACTCCTGATAGGAAATCGCCTGTTGACGACGAAGTGCGATCAGTTCATCAAGCAACACCGACATTTTTTCGTAGTATTTCGGGTTGACGGGGTTTTCATCAACAATAGTTCTGCGAACGTTATTTTCAATCGCTTCAGCCATCGCCTCTTGGTTGCCACGCATGTCGGCTGGAAGTCCATCCAGTGCTTCTTCTCCGCGTTCAATAATCAACTCAAGCAGCCCTAGTTCCTCAAAATCCATAAGAGTTTCACTAGGATCGGCATCCACCCAAAGATCCAGCATCTGCCGCATACCTGGCTCGAACTGCTTCATGTCCACGAAATCTCCACTGGATATTTTTATTTCGTCGCGGACTTTTGTATAAAACTCAACATCAATGCGGATTTGATTTGCCTGCGGCTCGCTATAACCAGCATCTGTTAGCTCACCTGCCAGATTGGTAAAAGCACGGATAAGCTTTGCCACGGATTGATACAATGTCAGACGTAAAGCTTCTTTCTCAGATAACTGCTCTATCGACGCCCCTGATTCTCCACAAAAATAATGCTGATAATCAAGTTGATTGCGTGGCATTTTTACTGGTTCGCAGAGGGTGCGAACGGCATCCAGAGCACCATCAAGATCGATTTTCGCCTGTTGCAATCGATCCTTCAATAAACCGGCTACATCTTCTTTGTCGTAGCCATCAAAGGCTTCTGCGGTGTAGTCCTGAACTGTTTTTTCCAATGAGCGGAAAAGGTCTTTATAGTCGACAATATAGCCGTATTCTTTATCTTCACCATCCAACCGGTTAACGCGACATATCGCCTGGAAAAGGTTGTGATCAGCCATTTTCTTGTCGATATAGAGGTAAGTTGCTGAAGGAGCATCAAAGCCAGTTAATAACTTATCAACGACTATCAGAAGGCGCATCTGGCCCGGTTCTTTAATGAAGCGTTGTTTGACCTCTTTTTCAAAATCACTTACACGTTTGGCTGCTTCAGCCTCAGGCTGTTCAAAATACTCCGCAAGCATTTTGCGATAGATGTTGTACTTGGCCAGTTTCTCAGTCAGTCCTTCACCGCTCTCCTCGCCTTTAATCTCACTGGCATTTGGCTGGTAGCTCGTCACAATCGCACATTTACCGGCAAAACCAGCTTCACTAAACATCTCATAGCATTTGCAGGCCTGATAGACGCTGGAACAAACCAGCATAGCGTTACCGCGGCCGTCGGCGAGTCGTGGCTTTTGTTCAAAATCGAGAAGGATGTCAGCCACAATCTGTTCCAGCCGCGAGCGGCTCGACAACAGCTTCTGCATCGAAGCCCATTTCTGCTTGAGTTGCTGTTGGCCAAGGCGAGAAAGTTTAGATGTCTTAGCATCAAACCACTGGTCGACTTTTTTCTGAGATTTGACCCGCTGATCGATGTCACGAGCTTCGTAGCGCAGGTCCAGTACAACCCCATCATTGACTGCTTCATCAAATTTATAAGTGTGGATATAAGGCCCGAAGACCTCCACTGACTTCTTCTTATCTTTCTTCATCAGCGGGGTACCGGTGAAACCGATAAATTGTGCATCTGGCAAAATGCTTGTCATTGCCGAATGCAATTTGCCGGATTGGGTTCGGTGGCACTCATCCACAAACACGAATAATTTTCCCTTCGGGCTAAAATCGGCAGGGATATTTCGTTTCATTTGATCGATAAAATCGTCCGTGTCAGCGTCTTTGTCATCCTCTTCCTGACGACCAAATTTATGCACGAGTGAGCATATAAGCCAGGGTTTGGTTTGATTCAGGCGAGTCACCAGATCCGCACCGCTCCGAGTGCGAAGGATCTCTTCTTCCACACCGTTAAACACTTTCTCGATCTGTTCATCAAGTTCTGTACGGTCGGTAATGATTAAAACTCGGCTATCGGTAATATTTTCTCTGATCCACTTTGCCAGCCAAACCATTGTCAGACTTTTACCACTGCCCTGGGTATGCCATATAATCCCGCCTTCATTGCGTTGAATAAACGGTTTTGTTGCAGTGACGCCAAAATATTGGTTATGACGGCAGGTTTTTTTCACTCCAGCATCGAAAACGATAAAGTCGTGGATCAATTCCAGCAGGCGCTGTTTATTGCATATCTGAGCCAGGTGACGATCAAGCATGTAGGCGTGAGGTGATTCCGCGGCTTCTTTCCATTGAAGGTAATATTTCTCCGGCGTTTCGATTACACCATAGCGAAGCCCTTCTAAATCATTACCGGCCATCACCAATTGGATGGTAGTGAAGAAGTTGCGGATGAAGGCTTTTTGCTGATTATCGAGGTTTTGGCGGATGCCCTCTGAAACTGAAACTGTAGAACGTTTTAGCTCAATGACACCAAGCGCAATACCGTTAACATACAGCACCAAATCCGGGCGCTTTTTATTTTCACCGTTGTAGGTCACTTCTTCAGCTATAGCAAAATCATTGGCTTCTGGATTTTTCCAGTCCACCAGCCACACGGTTTGATTCTGCTCACCAGCACCTTCTTTATCCTTCACGCCGTAGCGTAGCAGGCGATAGACCTCTTTGTTTGCATCATAGAGGATACGGCCTTCACCGAGGCTTGCGGCTCGATCTAGTTGACGTAATGCTCTGGCGATTAGGACTTCTGAAACGCCGCATTTCGTTAACCAGGCAGAAACTAAGCCTGGTTCGATGTTCCGGTTGTCTTCTCTTTTGTGCCAGTTACCAAGATAGTGATAACCGAGATGATCGGTGAATAACTGGATAACACGTTTTTGTGTCATGCGTTCACGTTGACCAACACTGTTCATAACACCTCCCTAAATACGCTATCACTACCACTGGTTAACACTGCCAGCATTTCCGCTTCGTGAGTGGCGATTTCTTCTTCCCCCCACTGATTGTTCTTCTTCATCAGCTCCATCATGGCGAGCAGTTTCAGACTATCAATTTCATTACGCTCAAGGCTCGCTTCGAAGTACTCTTGCTTTTGTTTTGGCTGGAAATTACTAAGTCGCGAATTCTTGCTGTGGCTAATCAGACTGAGGTTGCCGAAGGTATGCAACGATGTATCTGGTAATGTCCTATAGCCATCCATGGGGTGCTGGGGATAGAAATGCTCTACTGAGCTTCGGAAGGTAAATTCGAAACGTTTGACTACTTCAGCTTTATGTCTGTCACGGCACCAGAGTAAGTAGTCCAGGTAATTGAATACCAGGTTGTTTGCTATCATCCCAAAGCGCATCTTCTTCTTAATCTTGTCCGACAGTACCACAGGTTGGAGATGTAGCTCTTTACCGTAGATAATCTCAAAATATGATTTTGGTTCTTGTTCTGCCAGGAAGTTTTGAAAGACAAACGAGGAGGCGAGATGCTCCAGATACCCGAGGTACTTCCTTGCATCTATCTGGTTTTCAGTGGAATGGGCATTAAACAGATAGTACAAAGCTCCATTCAACCAGTGTTTATAAACCAGAGTAGGGGTTGAAACATGGAATGCGGAAAGTAGCATCAGAATCTGTCGGTTGATGTCTACATAGCTACCATCATCTTCATTAAACGTATTGGTATAACTGGTGCTCTTTTCCGAATACCAACGCAGGCGTTTCAAACTCCAGCTATCGCTACCTTTCGCGAACTCTCGTTTTATCACGAACTGATCAAAAAGGTATTTGCATTTGAGAAGTGCAAAGACGAAATCCTGTACCGCTTTAACCGGGTCATTCTGCTTTAACAGTCGAAGTTCGAACTGTTCGATTAATTG is a window of Enterobacter sp. R4-368 DNA encoding:
- a CDS encoding integrase arm-type DNA-binding domain-containing protein, giving the protein MALSDVKVRSAKPEAKAYKLTDGDGMVLLVHPNGSKYWRLRYRFGGKEKMLALGKYPEVSLADARARRDEARKLLANGVDPTENKKAVKVEQEQEAITFEVVARDWHASNQKWSASHSARVLKSLEDNLFAIIGKRNIAELKTRDLLVPIKAVESSGRLEVAARLQQRTTAIMRFAVQSGLIDYNPAQEIAGAVATAKRQHRAALELNRIPELLHRIDHYSGRPLTRLAVELTLLVFIRSSELRFAHWSEVDFETAMWTIPGEREPLEGVKHSQRGSKMKTPHLVPLSQQALAILEKIKSMNGNRDLIFVGDHDPRKPMSENTVNKALRVMGYDTKTEVCGHGFRTMACSSLIESGLWSRDAVERQMSHQERSSVRAAYIHKAEHLGERRLMLQWWADYLDANREIGVSPFDFGK
- a CDS encoding restriction endonuclease subunit S, whose amino-acid sequence is MHKIVTLESVAEIRLGMPFKSAIQDAGEQGSCYLIQTKDIGLDGILDLGALTSVIPEGNPEKHYLFPNDILLRLRGPVFSAGIIEGNLGKPIITSNQLAVIRCNDNLILPHYLHWYINSTSGSKHIRSLSEGTSISKINSKTVSKMTVKLPNLGVQEKIGSINRNWNKQKTVYNSLIQNGDMLFDGICESIINSEELENE
- a CDS encoding N-6 DNA methylase translates to MSEMKALHESLLLACDLFRGKVDSSSYKDYIFSMLLLKYISDVKADYEYDLINEEYSGLLEIVSRVPEDASFYKIYHEAKNHGDYIGERIDDSLKLIDQAIDSVCQSRGGYLFESIQFATVNFGARSARDRMLVNLLAIFARPEMNFGYIQGGNEKIKVACRYLFEKIASDSAMRGGDFYTPEGISLLFAELLQPKDGDSICDPTCGSGSLLITLGEKIKKSFKSNNYTLFGQEANRSSWALAKMNMIIHNEINSRIEWGDVISNPQLLDTDNRLIQFDVVASNPPFNIIGWNHDDLIHNDYGRFNLGFPPQSKGDYAFILHMISTLKSATGRMAILVSHGVLFRGGQEESIRKNLVSEGLLDAVIGLPDRLLLGTGIPCAILIFRRDKKHSNVVFIDASDLAKPVKGRNLITNEIIEKVSECYFERSSISNFSHVASFDEIQENDFNLNISRYVKKHEEQAFVDLESLRQQREELLSTLHELEREMKDFIDN
- a CDS encoding SprT family zinc-dependent metalloprotease, with the protein product MPLVTFGELTLDLQRKPIKNLHISVLPPDGRVRVSAPVSLSDTAIRMAVVRRLVWIRQQQAQFQAQPRQSEREMCSGETHYLWGRGYRLDVVLVDKPAEVKLQGRWIRMKVPPHYDTAQREAVLNQWYRGILKQRLPKLMAKWQQEIKVEASYVGIKRMKTKWGSCNPQTARIWINLELVKKPPECLEFIVVHELVHLHERKHNERFIGLMNMYLPNWREHRAKLNKMPLAYNHWGY
- a CDS encoding HsdR family type I site-specific deoxyribonuclease; the protein is MNSVGQRERMTQKRVIQLFTDHLGYHYLGNWHKREDNRNIEPGLVSAWLTKCGVSEVLIARALRQLDRAASLGEGRILYDANKEVYRLLRYGVKDKEGAGEQNQTVWLVDWKNPEANDFAIAEEVTYNGENKKRPDLVLYVNGIALGVIELKRSTVSVSEGIRQNLDNQQKAFIRNFFTTIQLVMAGNDLEGLRYGVIETPEKYYLQWKEAAESPHAYMLDRHLAQICNKQRLLELIHDFIVFDAGVKKTCRHNQYFGVTATKPFIQRNEGGIIWHTQGSGKSLTMVWLAKWIRENITDSRVLIITDRTELDEQIEKVFNGVEEEILRTRSGADLVTRLNQTKPWLICSLVHKFGRQEEDDKDADTDDFIDQMKRNIPADFSPKGKLFVFVDECHRTQSGKLHSAMTSILPDAQFIGFTGTPLMKKDKKKSVEVFGPYIHTYKFDEAVNDGVVLDLRYEARDIDQRVKSQKKVDQWFDAKTSKLSRLGQQQLKQKWASMQKLLSSRSRLEQIVADILLDFEQKPRLADGRGNAMLVCSSVYQACKCYEMFSEAGFAGKCAIVTSYQPNASEIKGEESGEGLTEKLAKYNIYRKMLAEYFEQPEAEAAKRVSDFEKEVKQRFIKEPGQMRLLIVVDKLLTGFDAPSATYLYIDKKMADHNLFQAICRVNRLDGEDKEYGYIVDYKDLFRSLEKTVQDYTAEAFDGYDKEDVAGLLKDRLQQAKIDLDGALDAVRTLCEPVKMPRNQLDYQHYFCGESGASIEQLSEKEALRLTLYQSVAKLIRAFTNLAGELTDAGYSEPQANQIRIDVEFYTKVRDEIKISSGDFVDMKQFEPGMRQMLDLWVDADPSETLMDFEELGLLELIIERGEEALDGLPADMRGNQEAMAEAIENNVRRTIVDENPVNPKYYEKMSVLLDELIALRRQQAISYQEYLEHVRELAKQVKHPQSGSKSTYPASIDTLAKKALFDNLGQDEVLVTKIDAAVRHTKKADWYGDRFKEREISFAIAEEIKGYSVTVADVMALVKAQKEYR